The following proteins are encoded in a genomic region of Hippocampus zosterae strain Florida chromosome 2, ASM2543408v3, whole genome shotgun sequence:
- the wnt1 gene encoding protein Wnt-1, whose product MRSLALLLGVKAACILLVSSLSGTGTVNNSGRWWGIVNVASSSNLLTNSKNVQLVLDPSLALLSRRQRRLIRQNPGILHAITAGLQTAIKECKWQFRNRRWNCPTTHSPEIFGKIVNRGCRETAFVFAITSAGVTHAVARSCSEGAIESCTCDYRRRGPGGPDWHWGGCSDNVDFGRMFSREFVDSSERGRDLRYLTNLHNNEAGRMTVSSEMRQECKCHGMSGSCTVRTCWMRLPSFRAVGDFLKDRFDGASRVVYANKGSNRASHRADPRHLKPENSAHKPPSAMDLVYFEKSPNFCSYNGKSGTLGTSGRTCNSTSPGLDGCELLCCGRGFKTRAESVMERCNCTFHWCCHVSCLNCTSTRTLHQCL is encoded by the exons GGGCATTGTCAACGTGGCCTCCTCGTCCAACCTTCTCACCAACTCCAAGAATGTGCAGTTGGTCCTGGACCCGAGCCTGGCCCTACTGAGTCGCCGGCAGCGTCGACTGATTCGGCAGAATCCTGGCATCTTACACGCCATCACGGCTGGACTGCAGACAGCCATTAAAGAATGCAAGTGGCAGTTCCGTAACCGCCGCTGGAACTGCCCGACCACCCACAGCCCAGAGATATTTGGCAAAATTGTCAACCGTG GTTGCCGAGAGACAGCCTTTGTGTTTGCTATCACCAGCGCGGGGGTGACCCACGCGGTGGCTCGATCATGTTCAGAAGGGGCTATTGAATCGTGCACGTGCGATTACCGGCGCAGGGGTCCCGGGGGGCCAGACTGGCACTGGGGGGGCTGCAGTGACAACGTTGACTTCGGCAGGATGTTCAGTCGGGAATTTGTGGACTCCAGTGAGAGAGGGCGAGATCTGCGCTACCTCACCAACCTGCACAATAACGAGGCCGGAAGAATG ACAGTGTCCTCAGAGATGCGCCAGGAGTGCAAGTGTCACGGTATGTCGGGCTCTTGCACCGTTCGGACCTGTTGGATGCGCCTCCCAAGCTTCCGGGCCGTGGGAGATTTCCTGAAGGACCGTTTTGATGGGGCCTCCCGAGTCGTTTACGCCAACAAGGGCAGCAATCGCGCGTCCCACAGGGCAGACCCTCGCCACCTGAAACCGGAAAACTCGGCTCACAAACCCCCTTCCGCAATGGACCTGGTCTATTTTGAGAAATCACCAAACTTCTGCTCCTACAATGGCAAGAGTGGCACTTTGGGAACTTCGGGTAGAACTTGCAACAGCACTTCTCCAGGTCTGGATGGATGTGAGCTGCTGTGCTGCGGGCGTGGTTTTAAGACACGGGCCGAGAGTGTCATGGAGCGGTGTAACTGCACGTTCCACTGGTGCTGTCACGTCAGCTGCCTGAACTGCACCAGTACTCGAACATTACACCAGTGTCTATGA